The stretch of DNA AACGGCTTCCACGCCATCCTCAAAGGCCACCTCGCCATGGCCTCCGCCCTCGCCGGCGACCAGTGGAACGAAGGCGACGTCTCCTGCTCCGTCGTGCGCCGCGTCATGCTCCCCGACGCCTTCCTCGCCATCGACGGTCTCCTCGAAACCTTCCTCACCGTCCTCAACCAAATGGAAGTCTTCGAAGCCGTCGTCCTCAGCGAACTCGAACGCTACCTCCCCTTCCTCCTCACCACCACCGTCCTCATGCAAGCCGTCAAAAACGGAGCCGGACGCGAAGCCGCCCACGAAGCCATCAAAGAACACGCCGTCGCCACCATCGGCGACCTTCGCAAAGGCACCATCTCCCTCAACAACCTCTTCGAACGCCTCGCCGCCGACCCCCGCCTCGGCCTCACCAGCGAACAATTCACTCTCATCAGCGAACAAGGCCGCGCCAACACCGGAGCAGCCGCCGCCCAGGTCGACACCTTCGCCAAAAAAGTTCAAACCCTCGCCCAAAAACATCCCACCGCCGCCACCTACCAACCCGGCGATATTTTGTAACTGACCCCTTCATCCTTCCGCCTTCATCCCTCATCCTTTTATGAAATACTTCGCCATCTTCATCACCATCGCCCTGTTCAGCGTGATGGGTTACCTCATCTACGAACAACGCAACGAGGCCACCGCCCTCAAAAACGAGTTTGAACTGCTGCGCCGTCAGCAAAATCCCGCTGCCGTCAACGAGCGCGACCTCGAAATCGCCAAACTCGAAAGCCAGATCCTCGCCCAACAACAGAGCGAGCAGTCTCCCAGCTCTCTGCCTCCGCTCAACCCACCCCCGACGACGGCAACCGCAGGCAACCTCCCTCCCCTGAGTCCACCTCCTTCCATGCAATCACCGCAACAACAACTTGGCGGTCCCATCGTCCCTCCCGGCGGCGTCCCAGCCCCCATCGCCCCTCCCCCACTCACCGCCCGTCAACGTCAGATCCTCGCCGCTCCTCCGATCGGCAAAGTCACCGAGTATCAGCAGGAATACGGCTTCGTCGTCATCAGCGCCAACGCCGCGATGAAAGTAGAAACCAGCATGACCTTCGCCATCCGCCGCGAACAAAACATCATCGGCCGCATCAAAGTCACCTCTGTCGACGAAGGCAGCACCATCGCCGACATCCTTCCCAACACCGTCCCTCCCGGCATCACCGTCGTCGTCGGTGACGACATCATCCAGGACCTGCCTTAAAAGGATAAAGGATGAAGGCGAAAGGATAAATTTTTATGAAATCGCGCCTCGACCAGCTTCTCGTCGCGCGCGGCCTCTGCGAATCCCGGGAGCAAGGCAAACGCCTCATCCTCGCCGGTGACGTCCTCGTCAACGACACCCCCGTCACCAAAGTCGGACAACTGGTCGCCGAAGACGTCGTCCTGCGCGTCAAAGAGCCGCCCAAATACGTCAGTCGCGGCGGTTTTAAACTCGAAGGCGCCCTGCAACAGTTCAACATTGACCCCACCGGCTGCACCTGCCTTGACATCGGAGCCTCCACCGGCGGATTCACCGACTGCCTCCTGCAACACGGAGCCTCAAAAATCTACGCCTTCGACGTCGGCACCAACCAGCTCGTCTGGAAATTGCGCAACGACCCGCGCGTCATTTCGCGCGAGAAATACAACGTCCGCCACCTCGACCCCGCCGACATCCCCGAGCCCCTCGACCTCATCGTCGCCGACGTCTCTTTCATCTCCCTCACCCTCGTCCTCCCTCCGGCGCTCCCCCTTCTCAAACCCGGCGGCAACGCTCTCGTGTTAATAAAACCCCAGTTTGAACTCAGCCGCGACGAAATCGGCAAAGGCGGCATCGTCCGCGAGCCCGAACTCCATCAGAAAGCCTGCGACAAAATCCACGCTTTCATCGATCATCTCCCCGGCTTTCAGTGGAACGGCCTCATCGACTCCCCCATCACCGGCACCGACGGCAACCGCGAATACCTCGCCTGGATCAAAGTGTCCAGTCTGTGACCCTCTCGTGACACAGGCGTGCAGCCCATAAGCATATACCTAAAAGTTGAAGTATGCATTGAGCTGGCTATGTTGGCTGATGCAACCGCGAACTTTGGTCGAAGATGAGTGGGAGGTGCTGCGGCGCTTTCTCCCTGAAAACTTGG from Phragmitibacter flavus encodes:
- a CDS encoding TlyA family RNA methyltransferase — its product is MKSRLDQLLVARGLCESREQGKRLILAGDVLVNDTPVTKVGQLVAEDVVLRVKEPPKYVSRGGFKLEGALQQFNIDPTGCTCLDIGASTGGFTDCLLQHGASKIYAFDVGTNQLVWKLRNDPRVISREKYNVRHLDPADIPEPLDLIVADVSFISLTLVLPPALPLLKPGGNALVLIKPQFELSRDEIGKGGIVREPELHQKACDKIHAFIDHLPGFQWNGLIDSPITGTDGNREYLAWIKVSSL